The following coding sequences lie in one Streptomyces venezuelae genomic window:
- a CDS encoding HD domain-containing protein: MTETIAGIRIPDSTLAKEATELVRDAAAPLLFDHSRRVFLWGSLRGREQGLAFDPELLYVGAMFHDLGLTERFRRTDQRFEIDGADEARRFLHGHGITDERADRVWTAIALHTTPEIPLHMAPEVALVTRGVELDVLGIGYDAVTDEERAGVVAAHPRPDFKNRILAAFADGIKDRPRTTFGNVKADVLAHCVPGFERGDFVEVIKGSAWPE, from the coding sequence ATGACCGAGACGATCGCGGGCATCCGGATCCCCGACAGCACCCTGGCGAAGGAGGCGACGGAGCTGGTGCGCGACGCGGCAGCGCCGCTGCTGTTCGACCACTCCCGGCGCGTCTTCCTGTGGGGGTCGCTGCGGGGCCGGGAACAAGGGCTGGCCTTCGACCCGGAGCTGCTCTACGTGGGAGCGATGTTCCACGACCTGGGACTGACCGAGCGCTTCCGCCGCACCGACCAGCGCTTCGAGATCGACGGCGCGGACGAGGCCCGCCGCTTCCTGCACGGGCACGGCATCACGGACGAGCGGGCGGACCGCGTCTGGACGGCGATCGCCCTGCACACCACCCCCGAGATCCCGCTGCACATGGCCCCCGAGGTGGCCCTGGTGACCCGAGGCGTGGAACTGGACGTCCTGGGGATCGGGTACGACGCCGTCACCGACGAGGAGCGCGCGGGCGTGGTCGCGGCGCACCCGCGCCCGGACTTCAAGAACCGCATCCTCGCCGCGTTCGCCGACGGCATCAAGGACCGCCCGCGGACCACCTTCGGCAACGTCAAGGCGGACGTGCTGGCCCACTGCGTGCCCGGTTTCGAGCGCGGCGACTTCGTGGAGGTCATCAAGGGCTCCGCCTGGCCGGAGTGA